In a single window of the Littorina saxatilis isolate snail1 linkage group LG3, US_GU_Lsax_2.0, whole genome shotgun sequence genome:
- the LOC138962433 gene encoding uncharacterized protein: protein MPPKRRAAAGVASAMAKLRRPTRGPIRAQAQPVDVAPLGARQQPVAPPAAAPDPALFQAVTQAVLQALVALESAAELPEDPVMNVIDNAVTNITGCSPARYPQQQHSLYQPHGGGPLPEHCSNLLI, encoded by the exons ATGCCTCCTAAGCGCAGAGCTGCCGCTGGTGTTGCCTCGGCTATGGCCAAACTGAGGAGACCAACCCGGGGACCCATCAGGGCTCAAGCACAACCAGTTGATGTCGCCCCCCTGGGAGCCAGGCAACAACCAGTTGCTCCCCCAGCTGCAGCTCCTGACCCGGCGCTTTTCCAAGCGGTCACACAGGCCGTCCTCCAGGCGTTGGTGGCCTTGGAATCTGCCGCTGAGCTCCCCGAGGACCCTGTGATGAACGTGATCGACAACGCCGTCACCAATATTACAG GATGTTCTCCTGCTCGGtatccacaacaacaacatagtCTTTACCAACCACACGGAGGAGGGCCGCTACCAGAACACTGCTCAAATCTACTCATATGA